From Trichoderma atroviride chromosome 1, complete sequence, one genomic window encodes:
- a CDS encoding uncharacterized protein (EggNog:ENOG41~TransMembrane:2 (i328-347o367-394i)) has translation MMVSESSQGCDCEPFRYQAWHQSPGGEFEETISAEAITKNTPKYFAEADVVIIHARGDEVRRCDTCKKAFDEKFHIPPIWWTTLSRRSNGYFGYENVLDESGTIRTGTISWLRFLMKHVNSANSGHHNKNDINYKWVKLNAFVRWYASSDECPKGRTEIVLFDHPEFAQEVGDFIISQLKLRELSDPFWAYPAMVEKVAALHDVCVWESRTLIRNYEKQRTLYRDPFDYLHEVSRHSLHINETLHVAESILDSMQKYHDHFTTTEPSNKENVDRFHPFPQNIKNRLGHLQTTLTHLRHRAESNHERVKAEISLSFNKSAQIESGATRTISLAGLLFLPAAYITALFSTSFFNYDAPTGIWGFSHRFWIYWAVTIPVTVLTIFLWFFGAMIWGAVLNCCKDIRALFQGSVTLGVRETIDTGHLESMGETWAGEVMKRVEKKREEERKEKREEKEERERTRREVKEMRERKRREDEERRERVRVRKEEEEKERRMNEVTKRSREQMRVSPA, from the exons ATGATGGTTTCGGAATCATCTCAAGGCTGTGACTGCGAGCCCTTTAGATACCAGGCATGGCATCAATCTCCAG GCGGAGAATTTGAAGAGACGATCTCTGCGGAGGCCATAACGAAGAATACACCCAAATACTTTGCTGAGGCTGATGTTGTTATCAT TCATGCTAGAGGAGACGAAGTGCGTAGATGCGATACATGCAAAAAGGCATTCGATGAAAAGTTTCATATACCACCGATATGGTGGACGACGCTGTCGAGGCGGTCCAACGGCTATTTTGGGTACGAAAATGTGCTTGATGAAAGTGGGACAATACGGACAGGTACCA TCTCGTGGCTTCGATTCCTCATGAAACACGTCAACAGCGCAAACTCAGGTCACCATAACAAAAATGATATCAATTATAAGTGGGTTAAGCTAAATGCCTTTGTGAGGTGGTATGCTTCTTCGGACGAATGCCCAAAAGGCCGCACCGAAATTGTCCTCTTCGACCATCCCGAGTTTGCACAGGAGGTTGGGGACTTTATTATCTCACAACTCAAGCTTCGTGAGCTTAGCGATCCGTTTTGGGCATATCCCGCCATGGTTGAAAAAGTTGCCGCGCTCCATGATGTGTGCGTTTGGGAATCTCGGACTCTTATTAGGAACTACGAGAAACAGCGAACTCTTTATCGTGACCCGTTCGACTACCTCCACGAGGTCTCACGCCACAGTCTTCACATCAACGAGACTCTTCATGTCGCCGAATCCATCCTCGACAGCATGCAAAAGTATCACGATCACTTCACAACTACCGAGCCTAGTAACAAGGAAAACGTGGACCGTTTCCATCCTTTTCCTCAGAACATCAAAAAtcgtcttggccatcttcaaacAACACTCACTCATCTTCGGCATCGCGCCGAGTCCAATCACGAGCGAGTCAAGGCCGAGATATCTCTTTCGTTTAATAAATCTGCTCAAATTGAATCCGGGGCTACGAGAACCATTTCTTTAGCCGGTCTGCTTTTCCTGCCAGCCGCCTATATTACTGCCCTTTTCAGCACATCATTCTTCAACTATGATGCCCCAACGGGTATCTGGGGCTTCTCTCATAGATTCTGGATCTATTGGGCGGTTACGATACCCGTAACTGTGTTGACTATTTTCTTGTGGTTTTTTGGAGCCATGATCTGGGGCGCTGTGCTAAATTGCTGCAAGGATATTCGTGCTCTATTTCAAGGGTCCGTTACATTGGGCGTGCGGGAAACGATTGACACGGGACATTTGGAGTCTATGGGCGAAACGTGGGCGGGAGAAGTAATGAAAagagtagaaaagaaaagagaagaagaaaggaaagaaaagagagaggaaaaggaagagagggagagaacAAGGAGAGAGGTAAAGGAAatgagggagagaaaaaggagggaagacgaagaaagaagagaaagagtaAGGgtgagaaaggaagaggaagaaaaagaaagacggaTGAATGAAGTAACAAAACGTTCGCGAGAACAGATGAGAGTAAGTCCAGCCTAG
- a CDS encoding uncharacterized protein (EggNog:ENOG41~TransMembrane:2 (i213-232o252-279i)), whose product MKHVNSANSGHHNKNDINYKWVKLNAFVRWYASSDECPKGRTEIVLFDHPEFAQEVGDFIISQLKLRELSDPFWAYPAMVEKVAALHDVCVWESRTLIRNYEKQRTLYRDPFDYLHEVSRHSLHINETLHVAESILDSMQKYHDHFTTTEPSNKENVDRFHPFPQNIKNRLGHLQTTLTHLRHRAESNHERVKAEISLSFNKSAQIESGATRTISLAGLLFLPAAYITALFSTSFFNYDAPTGIWGFSHRFWIYWAVTIPVTVLTIFLWFFGAMIWGAVLNCCKDIRALFQGSVTLGVRETIDTGHLESMGETWAGEVMKRVEKKREEERKEKREEKEERERTRREVKEMRERKRREDEERRERVRVRKEEEEKERRMNEVTKRSREQMRVSPA is encoded by the coding sequence ATGAAACACGTCAACAGCGCAAACTCAGGTCACCATAACAAAAATGATATCAATTATAAGTGGGTTAAGCTAAATGCCTTTGTGAGGTGGTATGCTTCTTCGGACGAATGCCCAAAAGGCCGCACCGAAATTGTCCTCTTCGACCATCCCGAGTTTGCACAGGAGGTTGGGGACTTTATTATCTCACAACTCAAGCTTCGTGAGCTTAGCGATCCGTTTTGGGCATATCCCGCCATGGTTGAAAAAGTTGCCGCGCTCCATGATGTGTGCGTTTGGGAATCTCGGACTCTTATTAGGAACTACGAGAAACAGCGAACTCTTTATCGTGACCCGTTCGACTACCTCCACGAGGTCTCACGCCACAGTCTTCACATCAACGAGACTCTTCATGTCGCCGAATCCATCCTCGACAGCATGCAAAAGTATCACGATCACTTCACAACTACCGAGCCTAGTAACAAGGAAAACGTGGACCGTTTCCATCCTTTTCCTCAGAACATCAAAAAtcgtcttggccatcttcaaacAACACTCACTCATCTTCGGCATCGCGCCGAGTCCAATCACGAGCGAGTCAAGGCCGAGATATCTCTTTCGTTTAATAAATCTGCTCAAATTGAATCCGGGGCTACGAGAACCATTTCTTTAGCCGGTCTGCTTTTCCTGCCAGCCGCCTATATTACTGCCCTTTTCAGCACATCATTCTTCAACTATGATGCCCCAACGGGTATCTGGGGCTTCTCTCATAGATTCTGGATCTATTGGGCGGTTACGATACCCGTAACTGTGTTGACTATTTTCTTGTGGTTTTTTGGAGCCATGATCTGGGGCGCTGTGCTAAATTGCTGCAAGGATATTCGTGCTCTATTTCAAGGGTCCGTTACATTGGGCGTGCGGGAAACGATTGACACGGGACATTTGGAGTCTATGGGCGAAACGTGGGCGGGAGAAGTAATGAAAagagtagaaaagaaaagagaagaagaaaggaaagaaaagagagaggaaaaggaagagagggagagaacAAGGAGAGAGGTAAAGGAAatgagggagagaaaaaggagggaagacgaagaaagaagagaaagagtaAGGgtgagaaaggaagaggaagaaaaagaaagacggaTGAATGAAGTAACAAAACGTTCGCGAGAACAGATGAGAGTAAGTCCAGCCTAG